In Deltaproteobacteria bacterium, the following proteins share a genomic window:
- a CDS encoding ribbon-helix-helix protein, CopG family encodes MAQITARLPEDVLSSLDAAAARLRRSRAEVVRQAVEYYLDDFEDISLSIEALQDPADPILDWEKVKRDLLNLD; translated from the coding sequence ATGGCCCAAATTACCGCTCGCTTGCCGGAGGATGTCCTTTCTTCCTTGGATGCCGCCGCAGCGCGGCTGCGCCGTTCGCGTGCCGAAGTGGTACGCCAGGCAGTGGAGTATTATCTCGACGATTTCGAGGACATCTCCCTTTCCATCGAGGCATTGCAAGATCCGGCCGATCCAATATTGGATTGGGAAAAGGTGAAGCGTGACTTACTCAATCTCGATTAA
- a CDS encoding type II toxin-antitoxin system RelE/ParE family toxin, translated as MTYSISIKRSAAKSLESIPKSDRLRIIETIDSLRKTPRAGSALKGEFSGLRRVRIGMYRVVYEIQEAHLVILIIRVGHRREVYR; from the coding sequence GTGACTTACTCAATCTCGATTAAGCGGAGTGCCGCCAAGTCACTAGAGAGCATCCCCAAATCCGACCGTCTCCGCATCATTGAAACGATTGATTCACTGCGAAAGACCCCGAGAGCTGGATCCGCTCTGAAGGGCGAGTTCTCGGGATTACGCCGGGTTCGGATCGGCATGTACCGTGTGGTGTATGAAATCCAGGAAGCCCACTTGGTGATTCTCATCATACGCGTCGGTCACCGGCGCGAGGTCTATCGTTGA
- a CDS encoding glycosyltransferase family 1 protein yields MRILVDAIPLNNIATGISRYLRCLYTALGRNHPKAEIAWFDGRGLRPDMPQGPADQASWSLMARIFWKLPPGLALMVRMAVHRRRQRAFFGLAQGFDVYHEAGFFPFAAPNGTRTVFTLHDVSIMRFPQHHPRERVLYYDRCLGPGLDRTDAFLTVSEFSAREIKDVLGIDRKRITVTPLAHDPQLFRPVSKPEIERVRTKHGLPERYFLFVGSGDPRKNTAVLPKALARSGLDIPLVRAGWSGWDNASGPGQVIRLGHVPDKDLAGLYAGALAFVFPSIYEGFGLPVLEAMSCGCPVLCSDRASLPEVGGDAVLYCRDPENPGAWVEPMLRVAKDRALRDDLSRKGLARAREFSWNRTADTTWKVLKGNNRCPT; encoded by the coding sequence ATGCGCATCCTGGTCGACGCCATTCCCCTGAACAACATCGCCACCGGCATATCCCGCTACCTGCGCTGCCTGTACACGGCCCTGGGCCGGAATCACCCCAAGGCCGAAATCGCCTGGTTCGACGGACGAGGTCTCCGGCCGGACATGCCCCAGGGGCCAGCGGACCAGGCATCGTGGTCCCTCATGGCCCGGATCTTCTGGAAGCTCCCTCCCGGACTGGCCCTCATGGTCCGCATGGCCGTACACAGGCGCAGGCAAAGGGCCTTCTTTGGATTGGCCCAAGGCTTCGACGTCTATCACGAGGCCGGATTCTTCCCCTTTGCCGCCCCAAACGGGACGCGCACGGTCTTCACCCTGCACGACGTGTCCATCATGCGTTTTCCCCAGCACCATCCCCGGGAGCGGGTCCTGTACTATGACCGCTGTCTCGGCCCGGGCCTGGACCGGACAGACGCCTTTTTGACCGTGTCGGAATTCTCGGCCCGGGAAATCAAGGACGTTCTGGGTATCGATCGGAAGAGGATCACGGTCACCCCCCTGGCCCATGATCCCCAACTGTTCCGACCGGTTTCCAAACCGGAAATCGAGCGGGTCCGAACCAAACACGGCCTGCCCGAACGGTACTTTCTCTTCGTCGGCAGCGGCGACCCCCGCAAAAACACGGCCGTTCTGCCCAAGGCCCTGGCTAGGTCAGGGCTCGACATCCCCCTGGTCCGCGCCGGGTGGTCGGGCTGGGACAACGCATCCGGCCCCGGCCAGGTCATTCGCCTCGGCCATGTGCCGGACAAGGACCTGGCCGGCCTCTATGCAGGAGCCCTGGCCTTTGTTTTTCCGTCCATCTACGAGGGTTTCGGTCTGCCCGTGCTGGAGGCCATGTCCTGCGGCTGCCCGGTTCTCTGTTCGGATCGGGCCAGTCTGCCCGAGGTGGGAGGCGATGCCGTACTCTACTGCCGGGATCCGGAAAATCCCGGGGCCTGGGTCGAACCGATGCTCCGGGTGGCCAAGGACCGGGCTCTTCGCGACGATCTGAGCCGAAAGGGCCTGGCCCGGGCCCGGGAATTTTCCTGGAACCGGACGGCCGATACGACCTGGAAGGTGCTCAAAGGGAATAATCGCTGCCCGACATAG